A single genomic interval of Lathyrus oleraceus cultivar Zhongwan6 chromosome 7, CAAS_Psat_ZW6_1.0, whole genome shotgun sequence harbors:
- the LOC127103975 gene encoding uncharacterized protein LOC127103975 yields MVDQRTLRELVAPDVNYSALYIEYPVATVPFELKSGLIHLLPRFNGLADEDPHRHLKEFQVVCSTPLRPKGITEDHINLRAFPFSLQGAAKYWLYYFEPNSITSWNNMKKIFLEIFSLLQRLFQSENKYVVLDRLTWNHWPNAERDPSS; encoded by the coding sequence atggttGACCAAAGAACTTTGAGAGAACTTGTTGCCCCTGATGTTAATTATAGTGCTTTGTATATTGAATATCCTGTTGCTACTGTACCTTTcgaattgaaatctggtttaatacacttgttgccaaggtttaaTGGTCTTGCAGATGAGGATCCACATAGACATTTGAAGGAATTTCAGGTTGTGTGTTCTACACCTTTGAGACCTAAAGGAATCACAGAGGATCACATCAATCTGAGAGCGTTTCCATTCTCACTACAAGGTGCTGCAAAATATTGGTTATATTATTTTGAGCCAAATTCTATTACAAGTTGGAATAATATGAAGAAAATCTTCCTAGAAATATTTTCCCTGCTTCAAAGGCTTTTCCAATCAGAAAATAAATATGTGGTATTAGATAGGTTGACATGGAATCATTGGCCGAATGCTGAGAGAGATCCAAGCAGTTAG